Below is a genomic region from Campylobacterota bacterium.
TACACATCGCGGGTAATGGCACCAACCTGGTCAAGTGATGAGCCAAAGGCAATAACACCGTAGCGCGAATGAGAGCCATAGGTAGGGTACATGCCAACCAAGTTGTTAAATGCAGCTGGTTGGCGAATAGAGCCGCCAGTTTCAGACCCAAGAGCAAATGGTGCCAGGCCAGCGCCAACAGCAGCAGCTGATCCTGAGCTTGATCCACCTGGTGTACGATTAAGGTTCCACGGGTTTTTGGCGATGCCGTACGCAGAAAAAGCGCCGGTACCCCCCATGGCAAATTCGTCCATGTTTGTACGACCTAACGAGCGCGCACCCTCAGCATTGAGTCGCTCAATGACGGTAGCGTTGTACGGCGCCCTGTAGTTTGACAAAATGTTTGAACCAGCAGAGGTCAGTCGGCCTTTTTGGCAAATGTTGTCTTTGACAAGCATCGGAATGCCGGCAAGTAAGCCTTGGCTGCTTTCGATGTCATCAGCAGAAAGGTCCTCAAAAACTTCAAGTACTGCATTGAGTTCAGGGTTGTATTTTTTGATGCGTTCAAGGTAAAAGGAGAAGACTTCTTTTTTGCTGACTTCTTTTTTTTCTAATTTTTCTTTGATCTCACGAATAGTTGAAAAGGGATTCATCCTGTTGCTTCCTCTTATTTCTCGTCAAGAATTTTTGGTACCACAAAATAGCGATCTTGCGTTTGAGGTGCTTGGGCAAGGATTGCGTCAGCGTCACTTTCTATAACAACGTCTTCGCGAAAAACGTTTTCGAGTCGAGCTGTTGCTAGCTCTTCAGAAAGTGTTACGTTTTCTAATGCATCGATATTTTCGATAATTGCCTTAATTTCACCTTCAAACTGCTTCACTTCATTTTCGTCGAGTGATAGCCCAGCCATCGCGGCAAGTTTAAGCAGTTCTTCTTTGCAAAAATTGTTTGCCATGGTTGTAGTTCCTTTTTCAAAAAGTGTTACACCTTATGGGTTAGCCACTTGCGGCTTTTGATGCGCCGTACAAAGATAATGCCCATCAAGCCAGTGGTTACGTAAAAAGACCCATAGATGAGAATAAATTTTAGTTCATTACTAATGGGAGGGAGTACCATAAAGTATGCAGATAACATTCCTGTTGTCTGTGTGCTAAACCCGTGACCAGCTCCTGCCTGTGGCAGTTGGCTAATGACATAGGAGACGGGTATAAAAAAACAAGCACACGAAAAAAGCCGCCCCCACATAACTGTTCTTACATCACCGGCACCACGTAGTGCCCCTGCAAGAACGAGCTGTGTAAAGTCAAAGATTACCAGAAAGGTGATGATTGGTAAAACAGATGCTGCAAAATTGCCAAACTTGTTTTTTTTATCAAAAAAGCTGACGAAATAGGGGGCATTGATGCTCAAGATGAAGAGCGAGGGTATGACGGTGGCAAACGAGAGCATAAACATCTTTTTGATGTTGGCTACAGCGCCCTCTGGGTCGCCCGCACCTAGTCTGTTACTGACCAGAAAGGTGACGACTTGGGCAGCAGCGGCCACCGGTAAGATGGCAAAGCGTTCCAGGTTCTTGACGACGTCATACGAGGTGATGGCATATTTGCCCATGCTGGCAATCATTTTTGACAACCAGACATATGAAAAGGTTATCGTACTTTTGTCAATAACAATCGGCCAGCTGAGGTTAATCAGGTGCAGTGCGCGCTTCCAGCTAAAGACGGCAAAAAAGATAGTTGTGAAGTATTTTTTATAGTCTGGGTTAAAGAGTATGTAACAGAGCGCAACAACATTCATTACTGAATATTGGACAATTGTTGCAATGGCAGATCCTTTAAGCCCAAGTTTGGGAAAACCAAAGTGTCCCAAAACGAGCATGTAGTCAAAAACGATAAAGACTGCAATGCCCAGCATATTGATCAGCATAGGAACGCGAGTATTTTTAAGTGCGCGCATAAATCCAACAAAACACAAAATCGTGAAAATTAAGAAAACACCAAACGCCTTAATTCGCAAAAACTCAGCACCGATAGGAATCATTTTCGCGGGAACGCCAAGCCATTGATAAATATATTTTGCGCTCAAAAAGATGATCAAAAATTGGCTACACCCAAAAATAAATGTTGTCCAAAACGTGTCTCCCAGATCCTGGCCACATTGTTCATACTCGCCCGCACCGTTGTGTCGACCAATGATGGCGATTGAAGCGACTGGTATTGCTTCTGCAAGTTTGATTAGCGTATGCAAAAAGTTGGTGCCCATAGCAAGTGCGCCGTAGGTTGTGTTTGACCCCAGCTGCGAAACAATCCACGAGTCGATTAGTGGTGGCAGCGAAATGAGAATCGTTGCCGTTATCAGCTCAGGTAACCAGTAAAGAATAATGTCGCGCGACCGTTCACCGTGCATACGTGATGAAAGAAACGATTGAATTTGTTTTTTAACGTTCATGAAACCATCCTTTACGTGGAAGGCGTGAAACCGCAGCGTGAGACGCACAAAAACCAAAAAGGGTAGTGTACGCTTGTGATGCGACAGCCGCATCACAACGTATTGACTCAGAAAATGTAGAACAAAAGCGTGTATTTGGCAACCTTCTTTGGGAAGAAAAAGGATGATTAAATTCTAGATTCCCGATCGGCCCCCTGATCAAGTCAGAGGACAGGCTTGGGAATGACCTCTACTCAATTGCATATGATTTTACAAGCAGCACTTTGGATAGTAGTAGCTCGTCACCCTGGACTCCGATCCAGGGTCTATTTCTAAAGAACAAACGCGTCGTACATGTGGGTGTCACAATGGATACCGGCTCGCAGGCCGGTATGACGAGTCCTAACAACCCAATACTATACATGGTAGGCGGGAATCCAGAACTTGTAGTTCCCTTATCCGGTAGGAGTAAAGAATCCACTGGCTTTCTGAAGCAGTCCTTTTGCCTTTTCTTGGGTATCTTTACTTTTCAAGATATCAATTGCTTTGCTTTTGATGTATCTGTTTTTGACTCGCTTGTAGTTGGCGTGGCATTTTCAACAGAAGCTTCGGTTTCCTGAGCAGGGGTTTGTTTTTTGCTTATCATCTCCATGAGTATGTCTATTTTTTCTTGCATTTCTTGTCGTTGCTGTTCACCCTGCTTTAATTTCTCTTTCATCTCTTCTTGTGCATTCTCTTTTGCTTGGCGTGCAGCTTCTTCTTCGGCTAAGAGACGCTCTTGCTCTGCCCTTGCCTCTTGACGAGCGCGCTCTTCTTCCTTAAAGCGTTGAAATGCAGCAAGCAGTCGTTGTTCTTCAGCTTTTTTGCGAGCAAGTTCTTCAGCGGCTGCTTTCTTTTTAGCAAGTTCTTCTTGAAATGCTTTGGCCAGTGCAAGCTCTTCTTCACGTTCTTTCCGTTCTTGCGCATCTAGTTTTTCTTGTTCAGCCTGCTCGCGGCCTTGATACACTTTAAGTGCTGCCTTGATTTCTTCAAGTTCAGCGTTGAGTGCTTCACGTTCTTTTTCATGAGCAGCTTCAAGTTCTTGGCCTACTTGTTTTTGGGCAGCAAGTTGCTCGGTTAGTTCATTGACTTGATCGTTAACGCTACTTTCCTTGGCTGCGAGTTGCTTAGTGAGTTCACTCACTTGACTGTTCAGATCGTTTATTTTTGCCTCATGTGCTGCTTTTTGTTCTGCAAATTTTTGATTAGCCAGTTCTTGCTCTTGCTGACGTATTTGCTCGATATTACCTTTCATGTCTTCTCGAGCTTGGGCGCCAGCTTGTTCAGCTTGTGCTTGTGCTTTTTCAAGGTCTTGACGCAGCCCGCTAATGATGTCTTGGTTTTCATTAATCTCATCACGCAGTGAGCCAAGTTGTGCTGCCATGGCCTTTTTCTCAGCAACGCGCTCTTCGGCTCGAGCAGCTTCTTTTTCGGCAAACTCTTTCATGCGTGCAATTTCTTCTTTTTCATCTTCGGCTGCAGTTGCGGCTTGTTCATCAAGTTTTTTACTCAACTCTCTGAGTTGTTTGCCACGCTCTTCATCATCACCTTCATTGTCTAAGATTGTGATAATCGGTGCAATGACGGCGGCAAGTCCACCAAAACTTGCAAGCAGTCCTCCCGCAGTTTTGGCAGCTGTTTTACCGGGATACTTTTGCGCGGAATGTTTGATTTTACCGATTGTGGTTGTTGCATGTTTGGCAGCAGTAAAAATATCATCTGGGTCTTCATCAACCTTTTCAGCATCAGCAGTGTCTTGGGCTGCTGCCGCTTTCTTTTTAGCACTCTGCTCCTTCTTATCGGCTTTCTTTTCCTTACCGCTTTGGCGTGATTGCTCAAATCGTTTTTTAAATTGCTGCGCTTCTTTTCTTGCAGCCTCTTTTTCTCGCTCAAGCGTTTTAATTCGTTCTTCTTGCGCACCCATTTGTCTGAAAACATCAAGCACCGAGCTTTCCTCGCCGGTTACACCCGGCAGGCGGAAGCCTGCAAGGCCAGATGGAGCGTCAGTTTTTTCAGCCTCTTGTGCGGCTTCAGTCTTTGGAGCTGCTTCTTTTTTTGGCAGCGAGCTTAGGCTTCTTGTTCTGCTAAAGCTTGCGCTTACTGGTTGTGATTGCTGTTTGCTCAAGCGGCTTGCTTGTTGTTCACTTGCAGAAAGCGCAGCACATACCAATAGATAGACGAGTAGGGCGGTAAGCGCATAATTTATTCTTTTCATCAGGTCTCCATAGTCCAAAGTTTTTTCTATCTGTTAAGTATCCAGCGGCGTCATCCCGGCCTCTGAGCCGGGATCCACTCCTCATTTCTTTATTCAAAAAAACGAGCAACGTCTTCTTCTTTTGTTGTGACGCTTTTTTCTTGTATAGGCTTTTCTTTAATGTCATCAGGTTCCATGACAGCCTCTTTGGGTAAGTCGAGCAGATCTTGAGGCTGGTCAACGACAGTAGTTTCTTCTTCTGCGCTTACTTTACCCTTCTCTTCGTCAACAATTTTGTCGTCTTGGCCTGAATCAATGGTTTCAGGTTCATTTTCATCACCAGCTTCAAGGCTTATTGTTTCCTGGCCAGTGGTGTCTTCTTCTTCTTCTTCTTCTTTCTCTCGTGCCTCTAGGGCTTGTTCAACCCCATGCTGGGTAGTAGCACGTATGCCCCCGCTGATAACTGCTGAGACCCCGGTAGCCACCAACATAGGAGCTGTAATTGTAGCGGTATTCTCTCTCACAAAATCTTTAAAGCGTTGCGTTTTGCTTTTTGGAGCTTCTATTTTGATGCCTTCGGACTCAAGGCGAGCTCGGTATGCATCGCTTTTTTCAAATTCTTTGTTTGCCTTTTTCAGTGCTTTCTCTTTTTCTGAAACATCATCAAAAGATTTTTTCCATGCTGTGTTACTTTCGGCAGCTGTTTTTTTTGCTTGGTCCAGTTTTGTTCGCGTTGAAAGTACTTCAAGACCAACCTGACCACCTTGGCTTGCTTGCAGGGTAAGCTCAGAGAGTTTTTTGGTCAGACCTTCAACCGCTAGATCATCGCGATCACTTTGCCTTCTCAGTTCATCTTGGCGTGTATTTGCGTCATTAAGTTCTTCCTGCGCTTTGATTTGTTTTGCCTGAGCTTTGGCAAAATCTTTCAAAACCAGATCTTTGGTTTCTTGCTCAGCTTGTGTTCTAACCTGTTCGCGCTTGACGGCTAGCGAGGCAAGGTCTGTCTCGAGTGCAGTCTTTTTTTCTTGGTCTTTGGAGCTGAGTGTTTTCTTCTTGCCTATTTTTTTCTGCTTTTCTTCAAGCTTTACAATCTTGGTATCAACTTCCTCAAAGTCCTTTAACGTCCCCTCCAGCTTTTGTTTAGCAGCTTTTTTTTGCGCTTTTGCGCTGTCGACAAGGTCCATTTGTGCTGCTTGTTGAGCACGCATAACGCCAAGGCCTTCTAGCGCTTGCAGCTGAGTCCAATCGCAGAGTGTTGCAATAAATATGAAGGTGTAAAAACAATAATTTTTCTTCACGTTTTCTCTCTCCGTTAACGACTTTCTTCTTTGACTGCGCTAAAAAAGTCAAAAATGCTTGTTGGTTGTGCTTCTGCCTCTGGCTCTTCTTCTTTCTTTTTGAAAAGACTATCAAGACCGTCTGAAAGACGCATGCCAAAAGCATTAATGCTTTCTATAACGTCTTCTTTGGTTGGAGGATCTTCTATGCTGGCCTTGAGATCAGCAAGGCCTTGTTCAAGATCGTCTTTGAGCGCAGTTGCGTCAGCTTTGATTTCTTCTAGTACTTTTTCTCGTTGTGCGGCAGCTTCTTCAGACTCTTTTTCTTTTTTAATTTTTTCATCGTACTTTTTAAGTATTTCATCTTTAGTTGCTTTACGGGCACCAATTTTATCTGCTTCCTCTTTAAGTATTTTGTCCTGTTCTTTTCGCAAGTCTATGAGCTCGGATTGGATCTGGCTTGATTTTTTTTTGTATTTCTTTGAGCTGATCTTTTTTTTGCTTTGATCTGACCATGTTCTGCCCAAATCAGTTTGTTGGTCTTCTTGAGCCTTAATCAAACCTTCTTCAGATGTGATACGCGCTTCAAAGTTCCCTCTTTCCCGTTCCAGTTTTTTTGAGAGAGGTTCTAGATCTGCTGGTTTAGCCTTGTCTCGGGGGCTTGTTTTTTGTTGGAGCTTCGGGTTTATCTTTGGCGGCGAGCTTGATCGTTTGGTAGGTTTAGTTTCACCTGGGTCTGTTAGACGAATGCCTTTTTTAAGAAGCTCTCGAGTTGGTGAAGTGCTTCGTTTTGTTGCCTTTGCCGCGTCTGCAGCCTCACCTGCATACAGGCTATAGTTGCCCAGATTGACGGCAAGTAGAAACAGTAAAATGGCAAAATTCATGGTTTTTCTCCTTATGAGATAGAGTACAACAATTCTATAGTTTTAGTGTACTAAAATTGACAAATAGAATTCAATAAAAAAGGTCTCTGCACAACACAATGTCATGCAAAGACCCTTTCTGACATCCAAGCAAGTTCGTGCTCGCTTGGACATACGCTTATGACTAACTTGGTCTAGTCAACCGTTTCCTCATCTAGGTCTTGACGGTAGATTGACTCAACGTCACCTTCTACCTCGCTGCCTTCTTCAGTGATGATTTGATCAAAGAGTGCTTCAAGCTGTTTGAGCGCTTCATCGCGAGACTGGTCGTCGGCTTCAAGCGTAGCTTTTTGCTCTTCTAGTTGTTCTTTTTCTTTGTCACGATCGGCCAGTTCTTCACGCAGGTCACTAAGTTCTTCTTCCAGACGGTCTTTTTCTTCTTTCAGGTCTTCAAGTTCTTCTTTTTGCTCTGGGGTTGGTGCAAGTGTGTCCTCAATTTCTTTTATTTCACCATCTAGATTAGCGACGGTTTCTTCACGAATAGCTATTTCTTCTTTAATTTCGTCATTGCTTGCTGAGCCAATTGCATAGCCAATGCCGATGCCTGCTGCAAGTAAGCCAATGCCAAGGCCGATAGCACCGCCAATCATAAGCTTTTTCTTGTGACGTTTAACAAATGGTTGTTTTTTACCTTTGACGGCTTCATTTTCTGACTTAATCAGTTGGTCAATAGCTTTGTACTCTTCAGAGCCTTTGCCAAATTCGTTCTTAGCAGCTTTTAACGCTTCTTTGCTAAACTTTTTGCGAGATTTATCTGATAAGTTTGTATCCTGAAAGGTCCATTTTACTATACCTGAGAGGTAGTTTACCTGTTCATCTTTTGTGCTATTTTTAAACTTGTTTACTTCTTCTTGTGCTTGTTCTTGGACTTTTACAAATTCTACGCTTGCACGTGGGCCAGGTTGCTCAACGAAAGTTCTTTTAGCCGCTTCTTTTACCACTGCAAGTTCAGCATCCCTTTCTTCTTTTGTTTTTATTACAGGGAATTGTTGCTCGGGAGTCTTTTTGGGTTCTTTTTCAGGAACTTTAATTACAACGGGCTCAACTTTTGTTCGCTTTGGTAACATTTTTAAAACTTCAGTTGTTTTTTCAACATCTCGGCCAATTTGCCTTATTCCGGCGGTTACTTTAAGTCCAGGAAGTTCTTCACTTTTTATGGGCTTATCTACTGGGTCGTACATTTCTTTCGCGTATTTAGTTCCAGGAGTTACTTTTTCTTTTTTCGGTTGATAAAAGCTTGTAGCTCGTTTGGGTTTTGGTTTCCCTTGATCGAGTTTGCCGGCCTTCAACGCTGAGCTATCAGCGGCCCATGCCTGTCCACTCACGCATGCCAGGACCATAAGACTTATAAAACGTATTGAACGAAGTTTCATGAGTTTTCTCCCCCAAAAACTTTTTTAATCATAATTTTGTAAATATACAGATCTATTTTTACTCAGTGTACGTATGCTCTGGTGTTAAAATCAATAGTTTTGTATATTTG
It encodes:
- the gatC gene encoding Asp-tRNA(Asn)/Glu-tRNA(Gln) amidotransferase subunit GatC translates to MANNFCKEELLKLAAMAGLSLDENEVKQFEGEIKAIIENIDALENVTLSEELATARLENVFREDVVIESDADAILAQAPQTQDRYFVVPKILDEK
- a CDS encoding MATE family efflux transporter, whose product is MNVKKQIQSFLSSRMHGERSRDIILYWLPELITATILISLPPLIDSWIVSQLGSNTTYGALAMGTNFLHTLIKLAEAIPVASIAIIGRHNGAGEYEQCGQDLGDTFWTTFIFGCSQFLIIFLSAKYIYQWLGVPAKMIPIGAEFLRIKAFGVFLIFTILCFVGFMRALKNTRVPMLINMLGIAVFIVFDYMLVLGHFGFPKLGLKGSAIATIVQYSVMNVVALCYILFNPDYKKYFTTIFFAVFSWKRALHLINLSWPIVIDKSTITFSYVWLSKMIASMGKYAITSYDVVKNLERFAILPVAAAAQVVTFLVSNRLGAGDPEGAVANIKKMFMLSFATVIPSLFILSINAPYFVSFFDKKNKFGNFAASVLPIITFLVIFDFTQLVLAGALRGAGDVRTVMWGRLFSCACFFIPVSYVISQLPQAGAGHGFSTQTTGMLSAYFMVLPPISNELKFILIYGSFYVTTGLMGIIFVRRIKSRKWLTHKV